One window from the genome of Merismopedia glauca CCAP 1448/3 encodes:
- a CDS encoding type 1 glutamine amidotransferase domain-containing protein, with protein MSQELNHKKIAILVADGFEQVELTEPKQAFEAAGAQTHIISPKSDRVEGWNHFDRGDSFTVDVPLEQAKAEDYDALLLPGGVANPDQLRTQEAAVQFIKSFFDAGKPVAAICHGPWTLIEAKVVKGRTVTSWPSLKTDLENAGANWVDREVVEDNGLVTSRNPKDIPAFNQKAIELFAKQPAMK; from the coding sequence ATGAGCCAAGAACTTAACCACAAAAAAATTGCCATTTTAGTCGCTGACGGTTTTGAACAAGTCGAACTAACTGAACCCAAACAAGCTTTTGAAGCAGCAGGGGCGCAAACCCATATCATTTCTCCTAAGAGCGATCGCGTTGAAGGCTGGAATCATTTTGATCGAGGAGATTCTTTTACAGTTGATGTTCCCCTAGAACAAGCCAAAGCAGAAGATTATGATGCCTTATTGCTTCCAGGGGGAGTAGCTAACCCCGACCAATTACGCACCCAAGAAGCAGCCGTGCAATTTATCAAATCGTTCTTTGACGCTGGTAAACCAGTTGCAGCTATTTGTCACGGACCTTGGACTTTGATTGAAGCTAAAGTAGTCAAAGGACGCACTGTTACTTCTTGGCCTTCCCTCAAAACAGATTTAGAGAATGCAGGGGCTAATTGGGTTGATCGCGAAGTTGTAGAAGACAATGGTTTAGTAACCAGTCGCAACCCCAAAGACATTCCAGCTTTTAACCAAAAGGCGATTGAGTTGTTTGCTAAACAACCAGCGATGAAGTAA
- a CDS encoding tetratricopeptide repeat protein, with translation MAVTIRSTIALWLIFILPGNLLAAQSPTSIFSQNPTSDRPADTLAVLAIELAATGNRQEALQLFDRAVEVALAVNDLAERRTVLVAIASKMATVGEKERALAVLEQAIKIVPEDNYVAISAIAVDIAKLGKTQRAMQLFNRAVKLHQANSKKDDPTQDPYFRDRALVDIIINMAKAGQIKQALQITKKLPSPLSKAEAFNGIATSLIADGKIDAAREPLSQALKMAGKIADEDIRYTYLSNGSCGNDKFGLLVGIGQNLSLMARFDEALKVANQVYGCSSATGESTQSYQLWAFTAILSHFNQSDRLKQTWKSASKITRDLSEKAEIWSAIAIKLLEIGEIDLAFNIATQIADKVPSGLTLDPPYTNGSKEPELIAIAFKLAEVGATEKSQQLVNLIDEPFKSEVKALITIPVAKKLYQQGESAAANTLLAQSLQLPQITPDPQRAFDDYKLSQTRNIRQQIAVELVKIGQLDRALQINTTITDEYWQQNTLTLITSALAEKGEIESAFQVASKISSSVDLVSFLKTIAPKLTTKEQVSLTLPIMEKILADREIADSWKDEAIAIIAPKLIEVGDSDRGIQLAKTSKSEDVAISVAQQLARSGKTQPAIDMLQFLPENSPKKAEAIADLAVRLSQ, from the coding sequence ATGGCTGTAACTATTCGATCCACTATTGCTCTATGGCTCATCTTCATACTTCCTGGTAACTTGCTAGCGGCTCAAAGTCCAACCTCCATTTTCTCTCAAAATCCTACCTCCGATCGCCCTGCTGACACTCTAGCTGTTCTGGCAATTGAATTAGCCGCTACAGGTAATCGCCAAGAAGCATTGCAGTTGTTCGATCGCGCTGTGGAAGTAGCATTAGCAGTGAACGATCTAGCAGAGAGACGCACTGTTTTGGTAGCTATAGCCTCAAAAATGGCAACCGTGGGCGAAAAAGAGCGCGCCTTGGCAGTTTTGGAACAAGCCATCAAAATTGTCCCAGAAGATAATTATGTGGCAATATCTGCGATCGCCGTCGATATTGCTAAACTAGGGAAAACTCAGCGCGCCATGCAGCTATTTAACCGTGCGGTGAAGTTGCACCAAGCAAATAGTAAAAAAGACGATCCGACTCAAGATCCTTACTTTAGAGATCGAGCATTAGTCGATATCATCATTAATATGGCTAAAGCTGGGCAAATTAAACAAGCTTTGCAAATAACTAAAAAGCTCCCGTCTCCACTTAGCAAAGCAGAAGCATTTAACGGCATTGCTACAAGTTTAATTGCAGATGGCAAGATCGATGCAGCGAGAGAACCTTTATCTCAAGCGTTAAAAATGGCTGGTAAAATTGCTGACGAGGATATTAGATATACTTACCTTTCCAATGGTAGTTGTGGCAATGACAAGTTCGGTTTACTCGTCGGAATTGGTCAAAATCTCAGTTTAATGGCACGATTTGATGAAGCCTTAAAAGTAGCAAATCAAGTTTATGGTTGTAGTTCTGCTACTGGAGAATCAACCCAAAGTTATCAACTTTGGGCATTTACAGCTATTCTCAGCCATTTTAACCAGAGCGATCGCCTCAAACAAACCTGGAAGAGCGCTAGTAAAATTACCCGCGATCTGTCCGAAAAAGCAGAAATTTGGTCTGCAATCGCGATTAAGTTGCTAGAAATTGGTGAGATCGATCTCGCTTTCAATATCGCCACACAAATCGCCGATAAAGTACCCTCTGGATTGACTTTAGACCCACCATATACCAATGGTAGTAAAGAACCGGAACTAATTGCGATCGCCTTTAAATTAGCAGAAGTGGGAGCTACAGAAAAATCTCAGCAGCTAGTTAATCTAATCGATGAACCTTTTAAATCAGAAGTGAAGGCTCTAATTACAATCCCCGTCGCCAAAAAACTTTACCAGCAAGGAGAATCCGCAGCAGCTAACACTTTACTGGCGCAAAGCTTACAGTTACCCCAAATTACTCCCGATCCTCAACGCGCTTTTGATGATTACAAACTCTCTCAAACTAGAAATATTCGCCAGCAGATTGCGGTTGAATTGGTAAAAATTGGACAGCTAGATCGAGCATTACAAATAAATACAACAATTACTGACGAATATTGGCAGCAGAATACTTTAACTCTAATTACCTCTGCATTAGCTGAAAAAGGAGAAATTGAATCCGCCTTTCAGGTAGCATCAAAGATTAGCAGTAGTGTTGATTTAGTCAGCTTTTTAAAAACTATAGCTCCCAAATTAACAACTAAAGAGCAAGTCTCACTAACTTTACCAATTATGGAAAAAATCCTCGCAGATCGAGAGATTGCAGATAGTTGGAAAGACGAAGCGATCGCCATTATAGCTCCTAAGTTAATCGAAGTAGGAGACAGCGATCGAGGTATACAGCTTGCGAAAACTAGCAAAAGTGAAGATGTTGCGATTAGCGTGGCTCAGCAATTAGCTAGATCAGGAAAAACTCAACCAGCTATCGATATGCTACAATTTCTTCCCGAAAATAGCCCCAAAAAAGCCGAAGCGATCGCCGATCTTGCCGTTCGGCTTTCTCAATAA